In Gemmatimonadales bacterium, the sequence GAGGCGCCGAAGCATTTTCCGGTCCGTCGTGACGCCGTCGTCGCCTTTGGGGGTTTCGAGGACCTTGATGACTGCCGCGAAGCGCGGATCGGTCATGATGCGCCGGAAGGGTTGGGGGCCCAGAGTCCCCTCGCCGATCAACTCGTGGCGGTCGCGGCGGGAGGCGAACGGAGTCCTGGAGTCGTTGAGGTGAAGGCAGCGCAGCAGCTCGAGGCCAATCACCCGGTCGAACCGGGCCCAGACCCCATCATAGTCCTTGACGATATCGTATCCCGCTGCATAGAGATGGCAGGTGTCGGCGCAGAACGCGACGCGGCGCCGGAGGCGGGCGGGAATCCGGTCGCGCAGCTCGGCCAGCTCCTCGAAAGTGCTGCCAAGGGCGGTGCCGGTGCCGGCGGTGGTCTCGAGCAGGACCATCACGTTACCCGCCACGCCTTTGAGGCAGCGGGCAATGGCGGCTGCGTTCCGGGCGAGGCCCGCCGAGCGCTCATCAATGTAGTTGCCCGGGTGCGACACCACGGCGGGGATGCCGAGGACCGTGCAGCGCTCCAGCTCGGCGGTGAAAGACGCGACCGAGCGCGCACTTAGAGTGGGGTCCGGCGATGCCAGATTGATCAGGTACGAATCGTGCGAAACCACCCCGTTCAATCTCGCCCGCTCATACTCTCGGCGAAATGCGGCGCGGGTTTCGGGGCTGATCCGGGGCTCGCGCCACTGGTTTGGCGTTTTGGTGAAGACCTGGATCGCGGTGGCGCCGATCTCGACGCCGCGGGCTGGCGCCTTGTCCACGCCGCCTTGGGTCGATACATGAGCGCCGAGCCGTTCCGGCACGGCCGACCCGCGCGGAGCTGACTCCGGCAAGGTTGACTGATGCATCTCGATCCCTCACGCCCGTGAGCGAGACCGGCTCGGAGCACGGCCCCGAGCGGCCGCGCGTGTTGCTGCTGGGGGATCCATCGGCGCGCCCTTACGGTATGGAGCGCGCGCTGAGCCGCGCAGGATTCCACGTCGCCGAGGCGGCGAGCCCCGGTGAACGTCCAGCCCCGCCTGCCCCCGGCGCGCCGGCGGCCCCACCCGACGTCGCCCTTATCTCCGCTCCCGAAGCCGACGCCGCACTCGCCACGCTGCTCCAGGCGCTGCACGCCGCGTGGGGCGGGCAGGTGCCGCTCGTCGTGCTCCTTGGCTCACCCGACCGCGAGGGGCCGACGCGCGCGCTCGCGATGGGCGCCGACGATGCACTCGCGAGCCCCGTGCACCCGCCCGAGCTCTGCGCGCGGGTCGATGCGCGGGCGCGGGGCCGCGGCGGCGCGCGCGGGCCCGCCAACGGACGGGTCCGCGAGGCTCTGCTCGATCTCATCGAGGAGGCCCGCGTGGCGCAGCGCACGCCCGACCTGCTGGAGACGCTCACGGCGCGCCTCGCGCGGATGCTGCCGCGTTGGGAGTCGGCCGTCGTCGCGGCGAGCGAAGGTGACGTGACGGCGACGATCGTCGCGGGAAGCGGCGGCGCCACCTCGCGCGACGTGCGGCTCGAACTCGAGCGCTATCCCGAGATCGTCGAAGTGCTGCGCACCGCGCGGCCGGTGATCGTGGAGCAGATCCACGCCGATCCGTTGTTCGATGCGGCCCGCCGCCGCTGGGCCTATCAGCACACGGCGGTGCCGGTGCAGAGCGTGGCGGCGTTCCCCCTCGCCGCGGGCGAGCGGGTGCTCGGCGCGCTGCTGCTCCGGACCCGGCACGCGGGCACGAGACTCTCCGCCGCGGACGAGGCGTTCGTGGCCCAGCTCGCGCGCGCGGCGGCGCGGGTGCTGGAGGCAGAGCGCCGCGTGCCGCCTTCGGCGGGCACGGCAGAGTGCGGCGTCGATGCGCTCACCGGCGTGGCGGCGCCTGACGCGCTCGACCGGCGGGTGGAGGAGGAATCGGCGCGGGCCAAGCGCTAC encodes:
- a CDS encoding deoxyribonuclease IV gives rise to the protein MHQSTLPESAPRGSAVPERLGAHVSTQGGVDKAPARGVEIGATAIQVFTKTPNQWREPRISPETRAAFRREYERARLNGVVSHDSYLINLASPDPTLSARSVASFTAELERCTVLGIPAVVSHPGNYIDERSAGLARNAAAIARCLKGVAGNVMVLLETTAGTGTALGSTFEELAELRDRIPARLRRRVAFCADTCHLYAAGYDIVKDYDGVWARFDRVIGLELLRCLHLNDSRTPFASRRDRHELIGEGTLGPQPFRRIMTDPRFAAVIKVLETPKGDDGVTTDRKMLRRLRRYAGSVASRRRRINLS
- a CDS encoding diguanylate cyclase, translating into MSETGSEHGPERPRVLLLGDPSARPYGMERALSRAGFHVAEAASPGERPAPPAPGAPAAPPDVALISAPEADAALATLLQALHAAWGGQVPLVVLLGSPDREGPTRALAMGADDALASPVHPPELCARVDARARGRGGARGPANGRVREALLDLIEEARVAQRTPDLLETLTARLARMLPRWESAVVAASEGDVTATIVAGSGGATSRDVRLELERYPEIVEVLRTARPVIVEQIHADPLFDAARRRWAYQHTAVPVQSVAAFPLAAGERVLGALLLRTRHAGTRLSAADEAFVAQLARAAARVLEAERRVPPSAGTAECGVDALTGVAAPDALDRRVEEESARAKRYSLTFSLVLLDVDEQEQLNERLGRSAGDRLLAEMGRMLQREVRASDFVARYGGDEFALVLAETASEGARDLVQRIRQRLEADEFAGLPPGERPRVSAGIVAFPHPAVQDTGDLMLLLEAALRRGKAQGEERIGVAD